The Nocardioides salarius genome includes a region encoding these proteins:
- the galE gene encoding UDP-glucose 4-epimerase GalE, giving the protein MRVLVSGGAGYIGSHTVLALIEAGHDILVVDDFSNAKPTVVARLEALSGRHIPVHAFDLTDVDKTSHLFDTETIDAVIHFAGFKAVGESVAKPLSYYENNLGSTFSLVRAMQRHGVRKLVFSSSATVYGTDQAGATEDRATFATNPYGWTKVMQEQILRDVALADPESRFALLRYFNPVGAHPSGTIGEDPSDVPNNLMPYIAQVAVGRREKLQVFGDDYATVDGTGVRDYIHVEDLAAGHVAALEALDRTGEPVSTWNLGTGRGTSVLELLHAFERAVGRELPYEVVARRSGDVASSYADPSKANAELGWRTVKTVEEMCADTWRWQSQNPDGYPD; this is encoded by the coding sequence ATGCGCGTTCTCGTCTCCGGCGGTGCCGGCTACATCGGCTCACACACGGTCCTGGCCCTCATCGAGGCCGGGCACGACATCCTGGTGGTCGACGACTTCTCCAACGCCAAGCCGACGGTCGTGGCGCGGCTCGAGGCGCTCTCGGGGCGCCACATCCCCGTGCACGCCTTCGACCTGACCGACGTCGACAAGACCTCGCACCTCTTCGACACCGAGACGATCGACGCGGTGATCCACTTCGCGGGCTTCAAGGCCGTCGGCGAGAGCGTCGCCAAGCCCCTGAGCTACTACGAGAACAACCTCGGCTCGACGTTCTCGCTGGTGCGCGCGATGCAGCGCCACGGGGTGCGCAAGCTGGTCTTCTCCTCCAGCGCCACCGTCTACGGCACCGACCAGGCCGGGGCCACCGAGGACCGGGCGACCTTCGCCACCAACCCCTACGGCTGGACCAAGGTGATGCAGGAGCAGATCCTGCGCGACGTCGCCCTCGCCGACCCCGAGTCGCGCTTCGCGCTGCTGCGCTACTTCAACCCCGTCGGCGCGCACCCCTCGGGCACGATCGGCGAGGACCCCAGCGACGTGCCCAACAACCTGATGCCCTACATCGCCCAGGTGGCCGTGGGCCGGCGCGAGAAGCTGCAGGTCTTCGGCGACGACTACGCCACCGTCGACGGCACCGGCGTGCGCGACTACATCCACGTCGAGGACCTCGCCGCCGGCCACGTCGCGGCGCTCGAGGCGCTCGACCGCACCGGCGAGCCGGTCAGCACCTGGAACCTCGGCACCGGCCGCGGCACCAGCGTCCTGGAGCTGCTGCACGCCTTCGAGCGCGCCGTGGGGCGCGAGCTGCCCTACGAGGTCGTGGCGCGGCGCTCCGGCGACGTGGCGTCGTCGTACGCCGACCCGTCGAAGGCGAACGCCGAGCTCGGGTGGCGCACCGTCAAGACCGTCGAGGAGATGTGCGCCGACACCTGGCGCTGGCAGTCGCAGAACCCCGACGGCTACCCCGACTGA
- a CDS encoding JmjC domain-containing protein, with protein MTSLLHLDEQSVHALRTAGETGEAQEVTHALRSHDLLTLEALADLAVSLPAESIEHNVGALPDVVADGRAPTLDLELREMILGLETNGAWCVVKNVEQDPRYSALLDSCLDEIEDLVSGPGQAYHREGFVFLSAPGSMTPSHIDPEHNVLLQVQGTKTMVTGRWATPDARAGEAERLVGGGHRNLGHDVQDPVEHHLQPGDGIYVPPYTQHKVVNGPALSISLSVTWRSHALADEARVLRANSYLRRAGLSPSAPGIRPGADRAKATAVSAAEKAKAAVRRR; from the coding sequence ATGACCAGCCTGCTGCACCTCGACGAGCAGTCCGTGCACGCCCTGCGCACCGCCGGCGAGACCGGCGAGGCGCAGGAGGTGACCCACGCCCTGCGCTCCCACGACCTGCTGACCCTCGAGGCGCTCGCCGACCTCGCCGTCTCGCTGCCCGCCGAGAGCATCGAGCACAACGTCGGCGCGCTGCCCGACGTGGTCGCCGACGGTCGCGCGCCCACCCTCGACCTCGAGCTGCGCGAGATGATCCTGGGCCTGGAGACCAACGGCGCCTGGTGCGTGGTCAAGAACGTCGAGCAGGACCCCCGCTACAGCGCCCTGCTCGACTCCTGTCTCGACGAGATCGAGGACCTCGTCTCCGGGCCCGGCCAGGCCTACCACCGCGAGGGGTTCGTCTTCCTGTCCGCTCCCGGCTCGATGACGCCCTCCCACATCGACCCCGAGCACAACGTGCTGCTGCAGGTGCAGGGCACCAAGACGATGGTCACCGGACGCTGGGCCACCCCCGACGCCCGGGCCGGCGAGGCCGAGCGCCTGGTCGGCGGCGGGCACCGCAACCTGGGCCACGACGTGCAGGACCCGGTCGAGCACCACCTCCAGCCCGGCGACGGCATCTACGTGCCGCCCTACACCCAGCACAAGGTGGTCAACGGCCCGGCGCTGTCGATCTCGCTGTCGGTCACCTGGCGCAGCCACGCCCTGGCCGACGAGGCCCGGGTGCTGCGCGCCAACTCCTACCTGCGCCGCGCCGGTCTGTCCCCCAGCGCCCCCGGCATCCGCCCCGGCGCCGACCGGGCCAAGGCCACGGCCGTCTCCGCGGCCGAGAAGGCCAAGGCCGCCGTACGCCGCCGCTGA
- the panB gene encoding 3-methyl-2-oxobutanoate hydroxymethyltransferase yields MSEETAPYGSGTPAPAPTAAQAPAKRVRTHHLREMKERGEKITMLTAYDMYTAATFDEAGIDLLLVGDSASNNVLGNETSLPITVDELLPLTRAVAGAARRAMVVGDLPFGSYQASPEQGYLTAVRFMKEAGAHCVKLEGGVEMVPVIEKLTRGGVPVMAHIGFTPQSEHTLGGYRVQGRGEAAERVRRDALAVQEAGAFAVVMEMVPGDVAAEISAELAIPTIGIGAGAGCDGQVLVWQDAFGLRTGRMARFVKQYADVHSVLLEGARAYAADVKGGTFPASEHTF; encoded by the coding sequence ATGAGCGAAGAGACCGCCCCCTACGGCAGCGGCACCCCCGCACCCGCCCCCACCGCCGCGCAGGCCCCCGCCAAGCGGGTGCGCACCCACCACCTGCGCGAGATGAAGGAGCGCGGGGAGAAGATCACCATGCTCACGGCGTACGACATGTACACCGCGGCCACCTTCGACGAGGCCGGCATCGACCTGCTGCTGGTCGGCGACTCGGCCTCCAACAACGTGCTCGGCAACGAGACCAGCCTGCCGATCACCGTCGACGAGCTGCTGCCGCTGACCCGCGCGGTCGCCGGCGCCGCCCGGCGGGCGATGGTCGTGGGCGACCTGCCGTTCGGCAGCTACCAGGCCTCCCCCGAGCAGGGCTACCTGACCGCGGTGCGGTTCATGAAGGAGGCCGGGGCGCACTGCGTGAAGCTCGAGGGCGGCGTCGAGATGGTGCCGGTCATCGAGAAGCTGACCCGCGGGGGCGTCCCGGTGATGGCGCACATCGGCTTCACGCCGCAGTCCGAGCACACCCTGGGCGGCTACCGGGTGCAGGGGCGCGGCGAGGCCGCCGAGCGGGTGCGCCGCGACGCGCTCGCGGTGCAGGAGGCCGGTGCGTTCGCGGTGGTGATGGAGATGGTGCCCGGCGACGTCGCGGCCGAGATCAGCGCCGAGCTGGCCATCCCGACCATCGGCATCGGCGCCGGCGCCGGCTGCGACGGCCAGGTGCTGGTCTGGCAGGACGCCTTCGGGCTGCGCACCGGGCGGATGGCCCGCTTCGTCAAGCAGTACGCCGACGTGCACAGCGTGCTGCTCGAGGGCGCGCGCGCCTACGCCGCCGACGTCAAGGGCGGCACCTTCCCCGCCTCCGAGCACACCTTCTAG
- the glnA gene encoding type I glutamate--ammonia ligase has translation MGKQEDFVLRALEERDVRFVRLWFTDVLGSLKSVAVAPAELENAFDEGIGFDGSAIEGFARVFEADMLAKPDPSTFQILPWREEGPATARMFCDIEMPDGTPSYADPRHVLKRTLSKAAEQGFAFYTHPEIEFYLFKGLPGAGDEPVPVDRTGYFDHTAQSEGADFRREAITMLEQMGISVEFSHHEAGPGQQEIDLRYADALTTADNIMTFRTVIREVALSQGIWASFMPKPFTTHPGSGMHTHLSLFEGDENAFYEAGAQYQLSATGRRFIAGILHHAPEISVVTNQWVNSYKRMMFGGEAPSYICWGHNNRSAMIRVPMYKPLKGQSTRVELRTIDAACNPYLAYAAVLAAGMKGIEEGYDLPREAEDDVWSLTERERTSLGIKPLPKNLNDAISVAEDSELLAETLGEQVFDFFLRNKRAEWDEYRGQVSAFERDRMLPVL, from the coding sequence ATGGGCAAGCAGGAAGACTTCGTACTCCGTGCGCTCGAGGAGCGCGACGTCCGGTTCGTGCGGTTGTGGTTCACCGACGTGCTGGGCTCGCTGAAGTCGGTGGCGGTCGCCCCGGCCGAGCTCGAGAACGCCTTCGACGAGGGCATCGGCTTCGACGGCTCGGCGATCGAGGGCTTCGCGCGGGTCTTCGAGGCCGACATGCTCGCCAAGCCCGACCCCTCGACGTTCCAGATCCTGCCCTGGCGCGAGGAGGGCCCGGCCACGGCGCGGATGTTCTGCGACATCGAGATGCCCGACGGCACCCCGTCGTACGCCGACCCGCGCCACGTGCTCAAGCGCACCTTGAGCAAGGCGGCCGAGCAGGGCTTCGCCTTCTACACCCACCCCGAGATCGAGTTCTACCTCTTCAAGGGGCTGCCGGGCGCCGGCGACGAGCCGGTACCGGTCGACCGCACCGGCTACTTCGACCACACCGCGCAGTCCGAGGGCGCCGACTTCCGCCGCGAGGCGATCACGATGCTCGAGCAGATGGGCATCTCGGTGGAGTTCAGCCACCACGAGGCCGGCCCGGGCCAGCAGGAGATCGACCTGCGCTACGCCGACGCGCTGACCACCGCAGACAACATCATGACCTTCCGCACGGTGATCCGTGAGGTGGCGCTGAGCCAGGGCATCTGGGCCAGCTTCATGCCCAAGCCGTTCACCACCCACCCCGGCTCGGGCATGCACACCCACCTCAGCCTCTTCGAGGGCGACGAGAACGCCTTCTACGAGGCCGGGGCCCAGTACCAGCTCTCCGCGACCGGGCGCCGCTTCATCGCCGGCATCCTGCACCACGCCCCGGAGATCTCGGTGGTCACCAACCAATGGGTCAACTCCTACAAGCGGATGATGTTCGGCGGCGAGGCGCCCTCCTACATCTGCTGGGGCCACAACAACCGCTCGGCGATGATCCGGGTGCCGATGTACAAGCCCCTCAAGGGCCAGTCGACCCGGGTCGAGCTGCGCACCATCGACGCGGCCTGCAACCCCTACCTGGCCTACGCCGCGGTCCTGGCGGCCGGCATGAAGGGCATCGAGGAGGGCTACGACCTGCCCCGCGAGGCCGAGGACGACGTGTGGTCGCTGACCGAGCGCGAGCGCACGAGCCTCGGCATCAAGCCGCTGCCCAAGAACCTCAACGACGCGATCAGCGTCGCCGAGGACTCCGAGCTGCTGGCCGAGACCCTCGGCGAGCAGGTCTTCGACTTCTTCCTGCGCAACAAGCGCGCCGAGTGGGACGAGTACCGCGGCCAGGTCTCCGCCTTCGAGCGCGACCGCATGCTGCCGGTCCTCTGA
- a CDS encoding hemolysin family protein, producing MDTQTLLNLGLVLLFVMVGGVFAGTEIALVSLRESQLDQLDKRGGRGARVASVARDPNRFLAAVQIGVTVAGFFSAAYGASTLAPDFAPALVALGLPTGAADTLALVVLTLAIAYTSLVLGELVPKRIALQRSTSVALLVGPPLDRFATLVRPVVWFLSLSTNAVVRVLGGDPHAASEEMSDEELRYLVDQHQGLEPAERQILTDVFDAGDSTLREVMRPRGDAVVLGAATTVGEAVATVLEHPFSRYPVVGRGPDDVRGFLHVRDLLGADPQAPVSSLAREIAFLPGTNKVLPTLTWMRDHRSHIAVVVDEYGGTDGIVTLEDLVEELVGEIHDEYDAPLAHARNGTDGLDAGLSIEDFGAASGLELPDGPYETAAGFVLHRLGRVARLGDLVAVEDAELHVVGLEGHRITRLEVRPLSSGTATD from the coding sequence GTGGACACCCAGACCCTGCTCAACCTCGGCCTCGTCCTGCTCTTCGTCATGGTGGGAGGTGTCTTCGCCGGCACCGAGATCGCGCTGGTCTCCCTGCGCGAGTCGCAGCTCGACCAGCTCGACAAGCGGGGCGGCCGGGGCGCGCGCGTCGCCTCGGTCGCGCGCGACCCCAACCGCTTCCTGGCCGCGGTGCAGATCGGTGTCACCGTGGCGGGCTTCTTCTCCGCGGCGTACGGCGCCTCCACCCTGGCGCCCGACTTCGCGCCGGCGCTGGTCGCCCTCGGCCTGCCCACCGGCGCCGCCGACACGCTCGCGCTGGTCGTCCTCACCCTGGCCATCGCCTACACCTCCCTGGTGCTCGGCGAGCTGGTGCCCAAGCGGATCGCCCTGCAGCGCAGCACGAGCGTCGCGCTGCTCGTGGGGCCGCCCCTGGACCGCTTCGCCACGCTCGTGCGTCCGGTGGTGTGGTTCCTCTCGCTCTCCACCAACGCGGTGGTGCGGGTGCTGGGCGGTGACCCGCACGCGGCCTCCGAGGAGATGTCCGACGAGGAGCTGCGCTACCTCGTCGACCAGCACCAGGGTCTCGAGCCGGCCGAGCGGCAGATCCTCACCGACGTCTTCGACGCCGGCGACAGCACGCTGCGCGAGGTGATGCGCCCCCGCGGCGACGCGGTCGTGCTGGGCGCGGCGACCACCGTCGGCGAGGCCGTCGCGACCGTGCTCGAGCACCCCTTCTCCCGCTACCCGGTGGTGGGCCGCGGCCCCGACGACGTGCGCGGCTTCCTGCACGTGCGCGACCTGCTGGGCGCCGACCCGCAGGCGCCGGTCTCCTCGCTGGCCCGCGAGATCGCCTTCCTGCCCGGCACCAACAAGGTGCTGCCGACCCTGACCTGGATGCGCGACCACCGCAGCCACATCGCCGTGGTCGTCGACGAGTACGGCGGCACCGACGGCATCGTCACCCTCGAGGACCTGGTCGAGGAGCTCGTCGGCGAGATCCACGACGAGTACGACGCCCCGCTCGCGCACGCGCGCAACGGCACCGACGGCCTCGACGCGGGCCTGAGCATCGAGGACTTCGGGGCGGCCTCGGGGCTGGAGCTGCCCGACGGGCCCTACGAGACGGCCGCCGGCTTCGTGCTGCACCGCCTCGGGCGGGTCGCGCGCCTGGGCGACCTGGTCGCGGTCGAGGACGCCGAGCTGCACGTCGTCGGGCTCGAGGGCCACCGGATCACCCGCCTGGAGGTGCGGCCGCTCTCGAGCGGCACCGCGACGGACTGA
- a CDS encoding GNAT family N-acetyltransferase has product MSTTVDSAAPSGARRSCAALLEPDGLDDPVGTAAWADLSARARHANPFLGAGVLVPALRHLAEPGEVRLLTVGSPGRLDLLLPIATRRRTRRTPVRACVGWAHTHHFLGTPLVAPTLGEQGWRAALVALRESRDAWFVLPQTDVDVVREVEAAAASLGLATRRLEEQARPVTHRHERDDYAEQQLSGRRRKELRRVRRRLEESLGGGLELVDLAAGASAPALEAALEEFLALEAAGWKGADGGAIAGRPAERAFFLEACRALAGEGRLEVLTLRGREGGPAAMALVLCDGDTQLTFKIAYDEQHASHSPGLLLYLEQLSRFHASGATLVDTCAAPDHPMARRLHGDDRLLVTLAVALGPRRGALAVRWARAVARTAAAVRRHRTTTDPREDRP; this is encoded by the coding sequence GTGAGCACCACCGTCGACAGTGCCGCGCCGTCCGGCGCGCGGCGCTCCTGCGCCGCGCTGCTGGAGCCCGACGGGCTCGACGACCCCGTGGGCACCGCGGCCTGGGCCGACCTGTCCGCCCGGGCCCGGCACGCCAACCCCTTCCTGGGCGCGGGGGTCCTGGTGCCCGCGCTGCGCCACCTGGCCGAGCCGGGCGAGGTCCGCCTGCTCACGGTGGGCTCCCCCGGACGCCTCGACCTTCTGCTGCCGATCGCGACCCGGCGACGCACCCGGCGTACGCCGGTGCGCGCGTGCGTGGGCTGGGCCCACACCCACCACTTCCTCGGTACGCCGCTCGTCGCACCCACCCTCGGTGAGCAGGGCTGGCGCGCGGCGCTCGTGGCGCTGCGCGAGAGCCGCGACGCGTGGTTCGTGCTGCCGCAGACCGACGTCGACGTGGTGCGCGAGGTGGAGGCGGCGGCCGCGAGCCTGGGGCTGGCCACCCGGCGGCTCGAGGAGCAGGCCCGCCCCGTCACCCACCGCCACGAGCGCGACGACTACGCCGAGCAGCAGCTGAGCGGACGCCGGCGCAAGGAGCTGCGGCGGGTGCGCCGACGCCTCGAGGAGAGCCTCGGGGGCGGGCTGGAGCTCGTCGACCTGGCCGCGGGGGCCTCCGCGCCGGCCCTCGAGGCCGCGCTGGAGGAGTTCCTGGCCCTGGAGGCCGCCGGGTGGAAGGGCGCCGACGGCGGGGCCATCGCCGGCCGCCCGGCCGAGCGCGCGTTCTTCCTCGAGGCCTGCCGTGCCCTGGCCGGCGAGGGACGTCTCGAGGTCCTGACGCTGCGCGGGCGCGAGGGCGGGCCCGCGGCGATGGCGCTGGTGCTGTGCGACGGCGACACCCAGCTCACCTTCAAGATCGCCTACGACGAGCAGCACGCGAGCCACTCCCCCGGGCTGCTGCTCTACCTCGAGCAGCTCTCCCGCTTCCACGCCTCGGGCGCCACGCTCGTCGACACCTGCGCCGCCCCCGACCATCCCATGGCACGACGCCTGCACGGCGACGACCGGCTCCTGGTGACGCTCGCCGTCGCGCTGGGTCCGCGGCGCGGCGCGCTGGCCGTGCGCTGGGCGCGGGCCGTGGCCAGGACCGCCGCGGCCGTGCGCCGCCACCGCACCACGACCGACCCACGAGAGGACCGACCATGA
- a CDS encoding NAD(+) synthase, giving the protein MRGVDFYNAYEHGFARVAACTLPVAIADPAANAARVLEQARLCHDDGVAVAVFPELCLSGYAIEDLLLQDVLLDAVDEAVASVVEGSRELTPVLVVGAPLVVDGRVLNCAVVVHRGEVLGVSPKSYLPTYREFYERRHFAPGDDRRGGSVSVAGRSVPFGPDLLFDVVDVPGLVLHVEVCEDMWVPVPPSAEAALAGATVLANLSGSPITVARAEDRRLLVRSASHRCNAAYVFAAAGQGESSTDLSWDGQTMIYEVGELLAEGERFPEGPRRTVADVDLDHLRQERLRMGTFDDNRRTHAERTSQFRTVRLELAPPTGDLGLRRKVDRFPFVPDDPERLALDCYEAYNIQVYGLEQRMLAMSSETWAPKAVIGVSGGLDSTHALIVAAKAMDRAGRPRSEILAYTMPGFATGSETKDYATRLCASLGVTFEEIDIRPAAEQMLDDLDHPYSEGEDVYDVTFENVQAGLRYDYLFRLANHRGGLVVGTGDLSELALGWCTYGVGDQMSHYNVNAGVPKTLVQHLIRWVADSGQFEAETNDVLREILELEITPELIPATEDAPEQRTEDTVGPYSLQDFTLYHVLRRGYRPSKIAFLAWHAWHDAEAGEWPPGFPADKRGAYDLATIRGWLEVFVRRFFASQFKRSALPNGPKVSAGGTMSPRGDWRMPSDAAPTAWLAEIEAKVPRS; this is encoded by the coding sequence CTGCGTGGCGTGGACTTCTACAACGCCTACGAGCACGGGTTCGCCCGGGTCGCCGCGTGCACGCTGCCGGTGGCCATCGCCGACCCCGCAGCCAACGCCGCACGGGTGCTGGAGCAGGCCCGGCTCTGCCACGACGACGGGGTCGCGGTCGCGGTCTTCCCCGAGCTGTGCCTCTCGGGCTACGCCATCGAGGACCTGCTGCTGCAGGACGTGCTGCTCGACGCCGTCGACGAAGCGGTGGCGAGCGTGGTCGAGGGCTCGCGGGAGCTGACCCCCGTGCTGGTGGTCGGCGCGCCGCTGGTCGTCGACGGCCGGGTCCTCAACTGCGCGGTGGTCGTGCACCGCGGCGAGGTGCTCGGCGTCTCGCCCAAGTCCTACCTGCCGACCTACCGCGAGTTCTACGAGCGACGCCACTTCGCCCCCGGCGACGACCGCCGCGGCGGCAGCGTGAGCGTGGCCGGGCGCTCGGTGCCCTTCGGGCCCGACCTGCTCTTCGACGTGGTCGACGTGCCCGGGCTGGTGCTGCACGTCGAGGTCTGCGAGGACATGTGGGTGCCGGTGCCGCCCTCGGCGGAGGCCGCGCTGGCCGGCGCCACGGTGCTGGCCAACCTGTCCGGCAGCCCGATCACCGTGGCGCGGGCCGAGGACCGCCGCCTGCTGGTGCGCTCCGCCTCGCACCGCTGCAACGCGGCGTACGTCTTCGCGGCCGCGGGCCAGGGCGAGTCGTCGACCGACCTGTCGTGGGACGGCCAGACGATGATCTACGAGGTCGGCGAGCTGCTGGCCGAGGGGGAGCGCTTCCCCGAGGGGCCGCGCCGCACCGTCGCCGACGTCGACCTCGACCACCTGCGCCAGGAGCGGCTGCGGATGGGCACCTTCGACGACAACCGACGCACGCACGCCGAGCGGACCTCGCAGTTCCGCACCGTGCGCCTCGAGCTCGCGCCGCCCACGGGCGACCTGGGGCTGCGGCGCAAGGTCGACCGGTTCCCGTTCGTGCCCGACGACCCCGAGCGGCTCGCGCTCGACTGCTACGAGGCCTACAACATCCAGGTCTACGGCCTCGAGCAGCGGATGCTGGCGATGAGCAGCGAGACCTGGGCGCCCAAGGCCGTCATCGGGGTCAGCGGCGGCCTCGACTCCACCCACGCCCTGATCGTGGCGGCCAAGGCGATGGACCGCGCCGGTCGGCCGCGCAGCGAGATCCTCGCCTACACGATGCCCGGCTTCGCGACCGGCAGCGAGACCAAGGACTACGCCACCCGGCTGTGCGCCTCGCTCGGGGTCACCTTCGAGGAGATCGACATCCGCCCGGCCGCCGAGCAGATGCTCGACGACCTCGACCACCCCTACTCCGAGGGCGAGGACGTCTACGACGTCACCTTCGAGAACGTGCAGGCGGGGCTGCGCTACGACTACCTCTTCCGTCTCGCCAACCACCGTGGCGGACTCGTCGTCGGCACCGGTGACCTCTCCGAGCTCGCGCTGGGCTGGTGCACCTACGGCGTCGGCGACCAGATGTCGCACTACAACGTCAACGCCGGGGTGCCCAAGACGCTCGTGCAGCACCTGATCCGCTGGGTCGCCGACAGCGGGCAGTTCGAGGCCGAGACCAACGACGTGCTGCGCGAGATCCTCGAGCTCGAGATCACCCCCGAGCTGATCCCCGCCACCGAGGACGCTCCCGAGCAGCGCACCGAGGACACCGTCGGGCCCTACTCGCTGCAGGACTTCACGCTCTACCACGTGCTGCGGCGCGGCTACCGGCCCAGCAAGATCGCCTTCCTGGCCTGGCACGCCTGGCACGACGCCGAGGCCGGCGAGTGGCCCCCGGGCTTCCCCGCCGACAAGCGCGGCGCCTACGACCTGGCCACCATCCGCGGCTGGCTCGAGGTCTTCGTGCGGCGCTTCTTCGCCAGCCAGTTCAAGCGCTCGGCGCTGCCCAACGGCCCCAAGGTCAGCGCCGGCGGCACGATGTCGCCGCGCGGTGACTGGCGGATGCCCTCCGACGCAGCCCCCACCGCCTGGCTCGCCGAGATCGAGGCCAAGGTCCCCCGCTCCTGA
- a CDS encoding sensor histidine kinase, which translates to MEQAGYDATLWRLTLQHSPIGMVLVDLDGRLTMVNRAACTMLGRDADDLRACTFQEITHPDDLDADLAQFERTLAGEIDSYRILKRYLRPDGSVVWGDLSVALVRDDTGEPQHFISQILDVSEEHERRDHLERTVAELETERSTLEAIFDTVNVGLLLIDADGRYERSNRRHQETMRLPFPDGHDGHAGQLGHVYRPDGVTLLTREEMPSWRATRGEEFDDYLYWVGHDPVTRSAFSTSARQVRGADGERRGATIAYQEVTDLMRALAVKDEFVASVSHELRTPLTAVLGHLEILAESDELPPPVRRQLGVVRRNAERLRTLVSDLLEVAQAHAGSLQLDRDTVDVARLVHEALEAAAPAAAAAGVGLEVDVPEVLDALVDGQRLRQVVDNLVSNAVKYTDRGGAAGVRVGVDGTTLDIRVHDSGIGMNAAEVERAFTRFFRGSGALERHRPGTGLGLTIVQSIVEAHGGSISLSSEPGTGTEFHVRLPGAVLG; encoded by the coding sequence GTGGAGCAAGCGGGCTACGACGCGACCCTGTGGCGGCTGACGCTGCAGCACTCCCCCATCGGGATGGTGCTGGTCGACCTCGACGGACGGTTGACGATGGTCAACCGAGCCGCGTGCACGATGCTGGGCCGCGACGCCGACGACCTCCGGGCGTGCACGTTCCAGGAGATCACGCACCCCGACGACCTCGACGCCGACCTGGCGCAGTTCGAGCGGACGCTGGCCGGGGAGATCGACAGCTACCGGATCCTCAAGCGCTACCTGCGCCCGGACGGGAGCGTGGTGTGGGGCGACCTGTCGGTGGCGCTCGTGCGGGACGACACCGGCGAGCCCCAGCACTTCATCTCGCAGATCCTCGACGTCAGCGAGGAGCACGAGCGCCGCGACCACCTCGAGCGCACGGTCGCCGAGCTCGAGACCGAGCGCAGCACCCTCGAGGCCATCTTCGACACCGTCAACGTCGGACTGCTGCTCATCGACGCCGACGGCCGCTACGAGCGGTCCAACCGCCGCCACCAGGAGACGATGCGCCTGCCGTTCCCCGACGGCCACGACGGTCACGCGGGCCAGCTCGGGCACGTCTACCGCCCCGACGGGGTCACCCTCCTGACGCGGGAGGAGATGCCCTCGTGGCGCGCCACCCGGGGCGAGGAGTTCGACGACTACCTCTACTGGGTCGGTCACGACCCGGTGACCCGTTCGGCGTTCTCGACCTCCGCCCGGCAGGTGCGCGGCGCCGACGGCGAGCGCCGTGGAGCGACGATCGCCTACCAGGAGGTCACCGACCTGATGCGCGCGCTGGCGGTCAAGGACGAGTTCGTCGCCTCGGTCTCCCACGAGCTGCGCACCCCGCTGACCGCGGTGCTGGGCCATCTCGAGATCCTGGCCGAGTCCGACGAGCTGCCGCCCCCGGTACGACGCCAGCTCGGGGTGGTCAGGCGCAACGCCGAGCGGCTGCGCACCCTCGTCTCCGACCTGCTGGAGGTCGCGCAGGCGCACGCCGGCTCGCTGCAGCTCGACCGGGACACCGTCGACGTGGCTCGCCTGGTCCACGAGGCCCTGGAGGCGGCGGCGCCGGCCGCCGCCGCGGCGGGGGTCGGGCTCGAGGTCGACGTGCCCGAGGTCCTGGACGCCCTGGTCGACGGCCAGCGGCTGCGCCAGGTGGTCGACAACCTGGTCTCCAACGCCGTCAAGTACACCGACCGCGGCGGCGCCGCGGGGGTGCGTGTGGGGGTCGACGGCACGACGCTCGACATCCGGGTGCACGACTCCGGCATCGGGATGAACGCGGCCGAGGTGGAGCGGGCCTTCACCCGGTTCTTCCGCGGCAGCGGCGCCCTCGAGCGCCACCGTCCCGGCACCGGTCTCGGGCTGACGATCGTCCAGTCCATCGTGGAGGCTCACGGGGGCAGCATCAGCCTGTCCAGCGAACCGGGCACGGGCACCGAGTTCCACGTCCGTCTGCCCGGTGCCGTGCTCGGCTGA